ATGAGCATTGATGCTGTGTGGGAGGAAGTGCTGCAGTATATCCAAGAGAAGGTTCCAAGGCAGGTGTATGACACATGGTTTCTACCCGTTCGTCTAGACCGGATTGAGGACTCGACGGCGCATATTGGAGTCCCGAATAAATTCTTTGGAGAATGGTTGAGTACTCATTATGGATCCCTGCTGGCAGAAGCCATGACCACAGCTGGCGGAGGGGAGGTAATGACTGTCGCGTTTACCGTCCGTGAGAATGGAGCACGGTCGGAAAGTGAATCCCAAGGCGTCAGGAACGGGCCTCGGAGCCCAACGCAGGGCAAGCCTCGACGGGGAATCCAGCTGAACCCAAAATATACATTCAAAAGCTTTGTCGTTGGTGCGGGGAATCAATTTGCTCATGCAGCCTGCATGGCAGTGGCGGAACAGCCTGGACAGACCTATAACCCACTCTTTATTTACGGTGGTGTGGGACTTGGAAAGACGCATCTTTTAAATGCCATAGGGAATCATGTGGCTGAAAAGAGCGATTTACGCATTGCCTACCTGACCACGGAACAGTTTACCAACGAGGTGATCAACTCCATCCGCTATGACAAGATGATGGATCTGCGGAAGCGCTATCGACATATCGATATGCTGATGATCGACGACATTCAGTTCTTGGTCGGAAAAGAACGAACGCAGGAAGAGTTCTTTCACACTTTCAATGCCTTGTATGAAGGCCATAAACAGATCGTGCTCTCGAGCGACCGGTTTCCGAAAGACATGCCTGATATCGAAGAACGTCTGCGTTCCCGTTTCGAGTGGGGATTGATCGCCGATTTGCAACCTCCCGACGTCGAGACTCGGATCGCGATTTTGAGAAAAAAATCGGAGGATGAGGGAGTCAAGTTGCCGGAAGACGTGATCCAGTTCCTCTCCACGACGATGAAGAGCAATATCCGCGAGCTGGAAGGCAGTCTTGTCCGATTGGGAGCCTACGCGTCGTTGACGGGCCAAGTCATTACCCTCGATCTGGCCAAGAGCGTCCTCCGCGATCTGATCGGAGACAAGAAGAAGATCGTGACAATGGACGATATTCAAGAGGCGGTGTGTACCCAGTTCCATGTCAAACTAACCGAACTCAAATCGCGCCGGCGGAGTAAGACCCTCGTACATCCTCGGCAAATCGCGATGTATCTCTGTCGAGAGCTGACCGACGCATCGTATCCTGAAATCGGGCGGCAATTCGGCGGCAAGGACCATACGACGATCATTCATGCCTGCCGTCAGGTTGCAAAGTCTAAGGAGAAAGACACGACCTTGCATACGACGATTGAAACACTGAAAGAGCAAATTCTTCGGAGCTAAGAATCGGGGAGAATGTTTCCATGAAGGTACGGATAGGGCGAGATGAATTGCTGACCGGGCTTCAACGGGTTCAAGGCGTCGTTGAGAAGCGGAACACGATGCCGATTTTATCGAACATCCTCTTTGAAGCAAAACAGGAGGGAATAGAAATCGTCGCGACCGACCTCGAGATCGGCGTGCGAGGCCTGTACAAGGCCACCGTCGTTGAGACGGGAGGGGTTACCATTTCTGCCAGAAAGCTGTTCGAAATCATCAAGGAAGTGCCACCCGGTGAAGTTGAGCTCACCTCCGCCGAGAACAACTGGACCACCATTCAGACCGGGAAGAGCCAATTCAAAGTCGTGGGGTTGCCCAGTACGGAGTACCCGGCGTTGCCGACGATCGAGCGTGAGGGATTGACGCCGCTTTCGGGAGACGGCCTGCTTGAATTGATCCGAAAGACACTCTTCGCCGCTGGAGATAATGATGCTCGGTATATCTTGAATGGGCTCCTTGTCACCCTTCTCGCCACGGATAGAAAGACGTCACTTCGGCTAGTGGGCACGGACGGACACCGTCTCGCCGTGTCAGAGCAGGAGGTCGGAAAGACCGACACGAAGGGCGTCCCGCAGGAAATCAAGGCGATTATTCCGAAGAAGGCCGCACACGAAATCCGGCATCTCTTGGAAGAGGGAGGGGATAACGAACCGCTGATCGGTTTTACGAAGAACCTCATGATTTTTCGAAAAAGCGGCCTTTTGCTCACATCTCGATTGATGGAAGGCAACTATCCTAACTACCAACAGGTCATACCGAAAGAGAACGGCAAGAAGATCAGCGTGAACCGGGCTGAGCTGGAAAGCGCGCTGCGGCGAGTCTCGGTCTTATCGAAGGATAAAACCAGCGCGGTGAAAGTTTCGTTCGTGCCCGGCACGATGACTCTGTTTACCAGCAGTCCGGACTACGGGGAAGCCTCGGAAGATTTGCCTGTTCGATACGAGGGGGATGCGCTCAGCACGGGCTTTAACGCCCGTTATCTGTTGGATGTCTTCAGTGTGATGGACGGGGAAAGCATCTCTATGCAGATGGAAACCCCTTTGAGTCCCTGTCTGATACAGGAACCGGATAACCCGGGGTTCAAGTGTGTGGTGATGCCGATCAAGATCTGAAAAGGCTTCGCTAGCCGACCAACATGGACATCGAAAACTTTCTTTTCGCCTCACAGCCGACAAACCAGGTGACCGTGTGACGATTGAGTCAGGAAACGAATGACCACAGAAGACTCGCTTCAACCGAAATCAGACAGCTACAGCGCGGATCAGATCAAGGTCCTTGAGGGGCTTGATGCGGTGCGCAAGCGGCCCGCGATGTATATCGGGAGCACCAGCGTCGACGGACTTCACCACCTCGTGTATGAGGTTGTCGACAACAGTGTCGACGAACATATGGCGGGCTTCGGCCAGGCGATCGAGGTCACGATCCACATCGACGGGAGTCTGACGGTCATCGATAACGGAAGAGGCATTCCCACCGGCATGCACCCCACACAAAAGAAATCCGCAGCCGAGGTGGCGTTGACGGTGCTTCATGCGGGAGGCAAGTTCGAGCAGGGCGCCTACACGGTTTCCGGTGGACTACACGGGGTCGGGATCTCCGTCGTGAATGCCTTATCAGAGTGGCTTGAGCTCGAGATCTGGCAGGACGGCCAGGTATTCGAACAACGGTACGAACGAGGCAAGCCAAACGCGCCGCTCAATGCCACGGGCAAGACCAAGCGACGCGGCACCAAGGTTCGCTTCAGGCCGGACGGCCAAATCTTTGAGACGCTGGAATTCAGCTTTGACGTATTGGCTCAGCGCCTACGCGAGCTCGCTTTTTTGAACAAGGGCCTGGCCATCACTCTCAGAGACGAGCGGAAAGAGCCGGCGAAGGAACAAGTCTTTCTTTACAAGGGCGGCATCGTGTCCTTCGTCGAGCATCTCAACGAAGCCAAAACGCCGCTGCACAAGCCGATCTACGTCAAGGTCGAGAAGCCTGAAATGATTCTGGAGGTGGCGCTCCAGTACAACGACGGCTACGCCGAAAACCTGTTTTCGTTCGCGAACAACATCAACACCAAGGAAGGCGGGACGCACTTGGTGGGGTTCAAAGCTGCCCTCACTAGGACGATCAACAATTACGCGAACGCGAACGATTTGCTCAAAAAAGAGACCGAATCGCTCACCGGCGACGATGTGCGGGAAGGGTTGACGGCGGTGATCAGCGTCAAGGTCCGTAATCCTCAGTTTGAGGGGCAAACGAAGGCCAAGCTCGGGAACAGCGAGGTCAAGGGCGTGGTCGAGGCCGCGGTCAACGAGGCCTTGGGCAATTATTTTGAGGAAAACCCCCCGGTCGCGCGGAAGATCATCGGCAAGGCCGTCGACGCGGCCCGTGCCCGCGAAGCGGCCCGGAAAGCCAAGGATCTGATCAGACGCAAGAGCGCGCTCGACGGCGGCTCGCTTCCCGGGAAATTGGCGGATTGTTCCGAGAAGGATCCGGCCTTGAGCGAACTCTACATCGTCGAGGGTGACTCCGCGGGCGGGTCTGCGAAGCAAGGGCGCGACCGAAAGTTCCAAGCCATTTTGCCGCTGAAAGGAAAGATCTTGAACGTCGAGAAGGCGCGTTTCGACAAAATGCTCTCGAGTGACGAGATCAGGACGCTCATCATGGCTTTGGGGACCGGGATCGGCCGCAAGCGGGAAGAGGGCGACAAGTCGGAGAAAGATACCTTCGACATTGCGAAGGCGCGCTATCACAAGATCATTCTCATGACCGATGCCGACGTCGACGGGAGCCACATCCGGACCTTGCTTTTGACGTTCTTCTTCCGGCAAATGCCCGAGTTGATTGAGCGAGGCTATATCTACATCGCTCAGCCTCCGTTGTTCAAAGTCAAGAAGGGTAAGATTGAACGGTACCTCAAGGATGAGGGGTTGCTGAACGAGTACTTGGCCGATTTGGCGGTTGAAGACGTCGAACTGTACACGGAAGGAGCCCAAGGGTATGTGACCGGGCGCCGGCTGTTGCCGATCTTGAAGAAACTGATCGCGTTCGAAACCTTGCTCGGTCGGTTGAATAAGAAGCCTCATGAAGCCGCGATGCTGAGGGGTTTTGTGGATGAACCAGGGCTCGATCGCGAGCTTCTCAAGGATCGAGAGGCCCTCAATCACGTAGTGGTCGGTGTAAAGAACTCGTTCCTCCTGGCATTTCCGAAGTTGGAACCGACGTTCGAGATCGTTGCGGACGAAGAACATCAGTCCAACAAAGTCACGTGTCGGCTTCATGTCAACGGCATGACGCACAACATCGAAATCAACCACGACTTGGTGGGATCGGCCGACTTTCGAGAGCTTCAAAAACTTGCGCCGTCCGTCGTCGGACTCGGGCGGCCTCCCTATAGACTGAAAACAAAGGGTCAAGAACGGCAGCTGGTTTCTACCGCCGAGACGGTGAGGACAATTCTTGAACTCGGGAAGCAAGGCCTCGGTATTCAACGGTACAAAGGACTGGGTGAGATGAATCCGGGGCAATTGTGGGAAACGACGATGGACCCGGAGAAACGCACCCTCTTGAAGGTCCAGCTGGAGGACGTGACCGGCGTCGATGAAATCTTCACCATTTTGATGGGGGACGAAGTGGAGCCGCGAAGAAATTTCATCCAGGAACATGCGCTCGAAGTGCGGAATTTGGACGTATAACGTTATTCGTAATCGTGAATCGCAAGCAAGAGAAGACCGAGATGGACTCTTGCTTTCACGGTTCACGAAGAACGAATGACAACTAACGGTTAACGATTCGCGAGGGAAAATGCCTCCCGATGAACGTGTAGAACATATCGACATCGAAGACGAAATGCGCTCGTCGTACTTGAGCTACGCGATGAGCGTGATCGTGGGGCGCGCACTGCCCGACGTCCGCGACGGGCTCAAGCCGGTTCATCGCCGCATCCTGTTCGGCATGAATGAAATGGGCCTCGCCTCTAACCGGGCCTACCGCAAATCGGCCAAGATCGTCGGCGAAGTCATGGGGAACTATCATCCACACGGGAACATGCCCATTTACGACGCGCTCGTCCGGATGGCGCAAGACTTCAACATGCGTTACCCGCTCATCGACGGCCAGGGGAATTATGGTTCGATGGATGGTGATCCCCCGGCTGCAGAACGGTATACCGAAGCGCGCATGACGAAACTGGCGGAGGAGATGTTGGCCGACATCGACAGGGAAACCGTCGATTTCGGGCCGAACTACGACGAATCGAGGCAGGAACCGCTGGTCCTGCCGACCAGGGTGCCGAACCTGCTCATCAACGGTGCCGGCGGTATTGCTGTCGGTTACGCAACCAATATCCCGACACACAACATCGCTGAGGTCATCGATGGCTTGCTTCTGTTGTTGGAGAGCCCAGAAGTCACAATTGCCCAACTCATGAAGAAGATTCCCGGCCCTGATTTCCCCACGGCCGGGTTCATTTACGGAATGAGCGGCATTAAGGAGGCCTACGAGACCGGTCGGGGTCTGCTGACGCTGCGAGCAAAAGTGGTCGTGGAAACCGACCAGCGTACCGAGCGCGAGCGCCTGATCGTCACGGAGGTTCCCTATCAAGTGAACAAGGCGAAGCTGATCGAGAAGATAGCCGAATTGGTTCAAGAGGATCGAATCAAGGGTATCTCCGATCTGCGTGATGAGTCATCAGATCGCGAAGGGGTGCGGGTGGTGATCGAGCTGAAGCGGGGTGAAATTCCCTTGGTGGTGTTGAACAACCTGTATAAGCACACCCAGCTTGAAGCCACGTTCGGCGTCATCATGCTCGCGTTGGTCAACAATCGCCCTGAAATCCTGAACTTGAAGCAGATCTTGGCTCACTTCCTCGATCATCGTCGCGAAGTCGTGGTGAGGCGGACGGCGTTCGAGCTCCGAAAAGCCGAAGACCGGGCCCACATTCTGGAAGGGCTTAAGATCGCACTCGACCATCTCGATGCCGTCATCGGCCTCATCAGGCGGTCCCAATCGCCCGACGAAGCGCGGGCCGGCCTGATGCGCCAGTTCGACCTCACCGAAATCCAGGCCACCGCGATCCTGGATATGCGGCTGCAGCGTCTGACACAGCTCGAGCGAACGAAACTCGTCGAAGAATACCAGGAGGTGCTGAAGCAGATCGAATATCTCAAGTCGGTGCTGGGGAGCGAGGCGCTGGTACGGACCATCATCAAGGACGAGTTGGCCGAGATTCGTGAGTCCTATAAGGACGAGCGGCGCACCCAGATCGTCAAGGAAGAGGCGGAGATCAGCCTCGAAGACCTTATCGCAGAAGAAGAGGTGGTCGTCACGATATCTCATGCGGGGTACATCAAGCGTAATGCCGTATCGCTGTATCGCGCGCAGCGACGAGGTGGTAAGGGCAAGATCGGGATGGGTATCAAAGAAGAAGATTTCGTCGAAAACCTGTTTACCGCCTCCACCCATGATTCGCTCCTCTTTTTCACGGACGCGGGAAGGGTGTATTGGCTGAAGGTGCACGAAATTCCAGAGGCTAGTCGCGCCGCGAAGGGCAAAGCCCTTGTCAATCTGCTTGCCCTGTCCAGTAGTGAAAAAGTGACGGCTATCTTGCCGGTAGAAGAGTTCCGAGACGATCGCTATATCGTGATGGGGACCAGGAAGGGCGTTATCAAGAAGACGGAACTGTCTGCGTTCAGCAATCCCAGGCAAGGCGGCATTATCGCACTGGGATTGGAACCAGGCGATAAACTCATCGAAGTCCAGCTGACTGATGGGCAGCGCGAGATTTTGCTTGGAACCAAACAGGGCATTACCATCCGGTTCAAGGAGGACGAAGTACGACCGATGGGTCGTACCGCGTATGGTGTGAAAGGGATCACGCTCGAAGAGGGGAACGAAGTCATCGGTATGGAAACCATTACCCCCGATTCCACCACCTCGATCTTGACCGTCACGGAAGGTGGCTACGGCAAGCGAACACCGGTGGGCGAATATCGCGTTCAGGGCCGTGGCGGCAAAGGAATCATCAGTGTCAAGACGACCGAGCGAAACGGACCGGCCGTTGGATTCCTGCAAGTACGAGACGGCGACGAAATCATGTTGATCGCCGCGCAGGGCAAAGTGCTTCGTTGCAAGGTGGACGACATTCGTGAAATCGGTCGGAATACTCAAGGGGTTCGCATTCTCGACCTCGATGGCGAAGGGGATCGAGTCGTGGGTGTCGCGAGACTCGCGGAAGCGGTCGAACGAGAGGACGCTGGTTCGGAAGAGGTCCCCGAAGGCTAACCCGACCGAGCCGCGCAGTTGTTCAATGGACCATCGGATAGCGACCTCCATTCCTCCCACCGGTCCCAAGACCGTGAAGCCGCTCGATGTTATCGTCAAATTCGCGCTCGCGGTCTTCGTGGGATCCTTCGCCTTGATCTGGGGAGGGATGTACCTCAGTCGCCCCGATCGCTCGATTCCTCCCTACACGGTCGGTTCTCAATCCAGCTATCTCGTGACGACAGATGTTCCTTCAGGGACGCAAGATGACCAGGTCGAAAAACTGGTGAAGCGGTTTCGAAAGATCGGGCATCAGACACGCGATTTCGGTCCGATGAAGATCTATCCGACAACTCCAGGCGATCCGAAAAGCCGGTATAGACACATCGTGATTTATGTGTTTGATGACCACAGGCGGACTGATCCAGAAGTCCTGGCGAAATATCTGGCCGGAGACGCGACGGTCGTTCACGACTATGAAAGGTCGATGCGCGGATACTATCGACTCCAGGATCAGGATGAAGAAGGAGGAATAGGGCCTATCCTCAAGAATGGGCAGGTCACCAGCGACACACGGATCCTCTTCAAGGGACTTGTGACGGCCCCTTTGCCGGTTGAGGCGGAAACTGAGGAGGGTATCTCGATATCACCTCTCTAAGCCGCTCACGGATAACCGGATCTTGAATCATGGCGGTATGCGATACCAGCTCAACCCAAGATTTCTCCGATGGAGCGATTTCGAGGGCATTGGCGAGACTTGCGGGGGAAGCCTCCGTTTCACCGGGAATCTCTCCGACGCGAAAGGCAATGTCCGTGACAGACCCGGTTCCTGCCTCTGCCTGCAGCTTAGCCAGGAGTGCTGGTTTGAGGAACGTCAACTGCTGTAGCCAGACGGAATTCTTAACGATGAGGTAAAGCTTCTTGAAGCGAATCTGGGCGGGCCAGGTGTGAGATGCCATGGGCTCGCCCACGATGCCCCGCCAGCGACGCCGCAAACGAAGTTCCACGAGTCTCGATTCGAGACCGAGCCGGTTGGAAAGCCCTGAGAGGATGCTGCCGAAGGAATCGAGTGTACCTGGGCCGGTCATGTGGCATCATAGGCGGTAGGGGAAAAATAGATCAAGGCGTGGGTGTCGCGCCAGGGGTGCCATGGGTAAAGAGACGGACGATCATCGGAAAGTCGTGGCCACCAATCGGAAGGCCTACCACGATTATTTTATCGAAGAAAAGTTTGAGGCCGGGATTGTGCTCAAGGGCACCGAGGTGAAATCCCTTCGGGACAGACGAGTGAACTTACAAGACAGTTATGCGGACGTTAAAGAAGGGGAGGTTTTTCTCCATCACTGCCACATCAGTCCCTATAGTCACGGCAACATTATGAACCATGATCCGACCAGGACCCGCAAAATGCTCCTTCATCGAAAGGAGATCAACAAGCTCCTCGGGAAAACTCAACAGAAAGGCCTCACGCTGATCCCTCTACGAATCTATTTTTCGAAGAGAGGCCAAGCCAAGGTCGAAATAGGATTAGCCAAAGGGAAGAAACAGTACGATCGCCGAGAATCGATCAAAACTCGTGAAGCGGGCAGGGAAGTGGAGCGAGCGATCAAAGAACGAAAGTAGCATCGAAGTTCGTACTCGAGGACCACGCCTGAGACGATGGAGAAGCTCTTTCTACCTCCAGTCCAACGAATTAGACTGACACAAGAAAACATTCGCGGTACGCCGCTGTGAACGACGCACAAGAGCGCGAATGTCCGTTGGGCTACCGAATGAACGGCACCGTCCCCGGTCTGTGCCGTGAGAGGAGACCGTTCTATTTATTTTTCACCGTCAAGGAACACCGCCTTATACATCGCTCCAAAAACAGCGGTCAGCGCGAGCAACGCAAAAAATATCGTCATCATTGCTCTTCACCTCCTTTTATTCGATACAAAACATACCGTTCGAAAATGAACGAAATGAAAGTATGAAAAGTCGTTATAACCCGAAAAACTACCCGCTCCGCATATCGATCTGTTGGATAAACCAACAGATTATTGATCTCTTGACAACCGTTATCCTACGGCAGATCGTTCCACCGTCAGCTACCGATTTGCGAGCTGGAACATTGCGTACAACACTCCGAATATGGCTGCCAATATGGACACTTCGATGATGGAAATCATGATAATCGTTCACCCCCCTTCCACCTTCCTTAAGGTATCTACGCCTGCAAGATGAAGCTTCCATGATGAGATCGTGAAGAATTCTTCATCATTCGATCTCCCCTCCAAAAGGGGGTGCGAAGTCCTCGATGGAACAGGGGGCCTGATCGTTGGAAGCCGGGTTTCAGCATCGTTAGGGCTCAGGGGCGTAATGCGGAATAGACTAAGGCGGCCCTTCATGAGGACGTAGTCCAGAACCGATCTGTTCGATGGTCGACAGTATCAAGTTAATAGCACTCATGGCGAGTACGTAGTCGAGAAGTCCTCATCATTGCATTTCACCGCCCCTCGTCAGTTTCAACAAGCTCCTAGGACCTATGGGTGAAGGCCCTCAACGGGCGGTAAATACGGAACAGCCTGGAATGAAACAGACCTTGCATCTCCTATCTTCTCTGCGTGACGTCTTGACCGTTTCAACGAATGCCGCGAGAGGGATCCTCCGGCCAGTAGTCTCGGCCATGTTGCGGACTGTTCTTCCGGCCTGGTGCGTCCCCGCGATGATTGCTTGACTGAGTCCCGTAACGACGTACGGAAAGCACACCATTGAAGCAGCGATAATATTGTCCATATTGTCCTCCCCTTCATGATAAGGAAAGCTAACAACATCACATAAAGGGAGAACGAAGTCAAGGTGAAGCGGATTTCATCCTCCGTGAGAAGTTCATGTGCTGTCGATGTGGGGTCATGTGGGGTCACTGGAGGATGGCGCATCGTTTCCAAACTCTCGTCCATTAGGAAAGCACTTGACCATCCGTGACCTATATCGATTGACTGCTTTATCGAGAGGTCATTTCGCCCCGGTTATGGTCGTGCGAATTGTGTGTGGCGAAACGTGTGATGGCCATACGAAGTGGAGTGTCATGACAACCTTTGCAAGGGAAAGTCGTCTTGGAAGTGGGTGACTCACTTGGCAGGACAAAACGCTGGGAGGAGACGAGGTGAACTAAAATGGAGTCAGAACGTAGGTGGACGAGGTCAAAGTGCTTCGAGAGCCGCTAAGCAGGGCCCGATTGCTGGGCATGTGCTGGTAAACGCAGGGTGAAGACAGAGCCTTTGTTGACTTCACTGGTGACAGAAATACTACCCCCATGAGCATCCATAATTTCTTTCACGATGGGCAATCCAAGTCCGGTACCGGCGGAGTCTTTCGCGCGGGCCCAATCAGTGCGGTAGAATCGTTCGAAGAGATGGGGAATATGCTCCGGTTCGATCCCATGGCCCGTGTCCTCGACGGCCACGGTGACCTTAGAACTGATCGTTTGTAGACGAACCGTGACGGAACCACCGGATGGAGTGTACCGCAGCGCATTGTCGAGCAGATTGATCAATGCTTGTTTGAGCCACTGTGCATCGCCGAGGACGGACGGAACCGGTTGGGACTCAAATGTCAGGGCAATCCGGTGGTCATCCGCCAAGACCATCAGTTCATCCACGATCTCTTGAATCAACGGTTCCAGGGCGAGGGGCACGAGATTGACCGGCGGTTTGCT
This region of Nitrospira sp. genomic DNA includes:
- the dnaA gene encoding chromosomal replication initiator protein DnaA — translated: MSIDAVWEEVLQYIQEKVPRQVYDTWFLPVRLDRIEDSTAHIGVPNKFFGEWLSTHYGSLLAEAMTTAGGGEVMTVAFTVRENGARSESESQGVRNGPRSPTQGKPRRGIQLNPKYTFKSFVVGAGNQFAHAACMAVAEQPGQTYNPLFIYGGVGLGKTHLLNAIGNHVAEKSDLRIAYLTTEQFTNEVINSIRYDKMMDLRKRYRHIDMLMIDDIQFLVGKERTQEEFFHTFNALYEGHKQIVLSSDRFPKDMPDIEERLRSRFEWGLIADLQPPDVETRIAILRKKSEDEGVKLPEDVIQFLSTTMKSNIRELEGSLVRLGAYASLTGQVITLDLAKSVLRDLIGDKKKIVTMDDIQEAVCTQFHVKLTELKSRRRSKTLVHPRQIAMYLCRELTDASYPEIGRQFGGKDHTTIIHACRQVAKSKEKDTTLHTTIETLKEQILRS
- the dnaN gene encoding DNA polymerase III subunit beta produces the protein MKVRIGRDELLTGLQRVQGVVEKRNTMPILSNILFEAKQEGIEIVATDLEIGVRGLYKATVVETGGVTISARKLFEIIKEVPPGEVELTSAENNWTTIQTGKSQFKVVGLPSTEYPALPTIEREGLTPLSGDGLLELIRKTLFAAGDNDARYILNGLLVTLLATDRKTSLRLVGTDGHRLAVSEQEVGKTDTKGVPQEIKAIIPKKAAHEIRHLLEEGGDNEPLIGFTKNLMIFRKSGLLLTSRLMEGNYPNYQQVIPKENGKKISVNRAELESALRRVSVLSKDKTSAVKVSFVPGTMTLFTSSPDYGEASEDLPVRYEGDALSTGFNARYLLDVFSVMDGESISMQMETPLSPCLIQEPDNPGFKCVVMPIKI
- the gyrB gene encoding DNA topoisomerase (ATP-hydrolyzing) subunit B — encoded protein: MTTEDSLQPKSDSYSADQIKVLEGLDAVRKRPAMYIGSTSVDGLHHLVYEVVDNSVDEHMAGFGQAIEVTIHIDGSLTVIDNGRGIPTGMHPTQKKSAAEVALTVLHAGGKFEQGAYTVSGGLHGVGISVVNALSEWLELEIWQDGQVFEQRYERGKPNAPLNATGKTKRRGTKVRFRPDGQIFETLEFSFDVLAQRLRELAFLNKGLAITLRDERKEPAKEQVFLYKGGIVSFVEHLNEAKTPLHKPIYVKVEKPEMILEVALQYNDGYAENLFSFANNINTKEGGTHLVGFKAALTRTINNYANANDLLKKETESLTGDDVREGLTAVISVKVRNPQFEGQTKAKLGNSEVKGVVEAAVNEALGNYFEENPPVARKIIGKAVDAARAREAARKAKDLIRRKSALDGGSLPGKLADCSEKDPALSELYIVEGDSAGGSAKQGRDRKFQAILPLKGKILNVEKARFDKMLSSDEIRTLIMALGTGIGRKREEGDKSEKDTFDIAKARYHKIILMTDADVDGSHIRTLLLTFFFRQMPELIERGYIYIAQPPLFKVKKGKIERYLKDEGLLNEYLADLAVEDVELYTEGAQGYVTGRRLLPILKKLIAFETLLGRLNKKPHEAAMLRGFVDEPGLDRELLKDREALNHVVVGVKNSFLLAFPKLEPTFEIVADEEHQSNKVTCRLHVNGMTHNIEINHDLVGSADFRELQKLAPSVVGLGRPPYRLKTKGQERQLVSTAETVRTILELGKQGLGIQRYKGLGEMNPGQLWETTMDPEKRTLLKVQLEDVTGVDEIFTILMGDEVEPRRNFIQEHALEVRNLDV
- the gyrA gene encoding DNA gyrase subunit A, which gives rise to MPPDERVEHIDIEDEMRSSYLSYAMSVIVGRALPDVRDGLKPVHRRILFGMNEMGLASNRAYRKSAKIVGEVMGNYHPHGNMPIYDALVRMAQDFNMRYPLIDGQGNYGSMDGDPPAAERYTEARMTKLAEEMLADIDRETVDFGPNYDESRQEPLVLPTRVPNLLINGAGGIAVGYATNIPTHNIAEVIDGLLLLLESPEVTIAQLMKKIPGPDFPTAGFIYGMSGIKEAYETGRGLLTLRAKVVVETDQRTERERLIVTEVPYQVNKAKLIEKIAELVQEDRIKGISDLRDESSDREGVRVVIELKRGEIPLVVLNNLYKHTQLEATFGVIMLALVNNRPEILNLKQILAHFLDHRREVVVRRTAFELRKAEDRAHILEGLKIALDHLDAVIGLIRRSQSPDEARAGLMRQFDLTEIQATAILDMRLQRLTQLERTKLVEEYQEVLKQIEYLKSVLGSEALVRTIIKDELAEIRESYKDERRTQIVKEEAEISLEDLIAEEEVVVTISHAGYIKRNAVSLYRAQRRGGKGKIGMGIKEEDFVENLFTASTHDSLLFFTDAGRVYWLKVHEIPEASRAAKGKALVNLLALSSSEKVTAILPVEEFRDDRYIVMGTRKGVIKKTELSAFSNPRQGGIIALGLEPGDKLIEVQLTDGQREILLGTKQGITIRFKEDEVRPMGRTAYGVKGITLEEGNEVIGMETITPDSTTSILTVTEGGYGKRTPVGEYRVQGRGGKGIISVKTTERNGPAVGFLQVRDGDEIMLIAAQGKVLRCKVDDIREIGRNTQGVRILDLDGEGDRVVGVARLAEAVEREDAGSEEVPEG
- a CDS encoding DUF721 domain-containing protein, encoding MTGPGTLDSFGSILSGLSNRLGLESRLVELRLRRRWRGIVGEPMASHTWPAQIRFKKLYLIVKNSVWLQQLTFLKPALLAKLQAEAGTGSVTDIAFRVGEIPGETEASPASLANALEIAPSEKSWVELVSHTAMIQDPVIRERLREVISRYPPQFPPQPAKGPSQVP
- the smpB gene encoding SsrA-binding protein SmpB; amino-acid sequence: MGKETDDHRKVVATNRKAYHDYFIEEKFEAGIVLKGTEVKSLRDRRVNLQDSYADVKEGEVFLHHCHISPYSHGNIMNHDPTRTRKMLLHRKEINKLLGKTQQKGLTLIPLRIYFSKRGQAKVEIGLAKGKKQYDRRESIKTREAGREVERAIKERK